The Bos mutus isolate GX-2022 chromosome 7, NWIPB_WYAK_1.1, whole genome shotgun sequence genome window below encodes:
- the DCAF15 gene encoding LOW QUALITY PROTEIN: DDB1- and CUL4-associated factor 15 (The sequence of the model RefSeq protein was modified relative to this genomic sequence to represent the inferred CDS: inserted 1 base in 1 codon) codes for MAPSSKSERNSGAGSGGGGPGGAGGKRAAGRRREHVLKQLERVKISGQLSPRLFRKLPPRVCVSLKNIVDEDFLYAGHIFLGFSKCGRYVLSYTSSSGDDDFSFYIYHLYWWEFNVHSKLKLVRQVRLFQDEEIYSDLYLTVCEWPSDASKVIVFGFNTRSANGMLMNMMVMSDENHRDIYISTVAVPPPGRCAACRDASRAHPGDPSAQCLRHGFMLHTKYQVVYPFPTFQPAFQLKKDQVVLLNTSYSLVACAVSVHSAGDSSFCQILYDHTTYPXAPPSPPGPQSPELPPVLPSLCPEAAPAWPSGPPDPSPAIAKAKEFVADIFRRAKEAKGGTSEEVRPPPCPGPSGSRCRLPSEPLGPGGEAVPRDSPPAAEAPAPEPGYVNYTKLYYVLGSGEGTEPEDEFEDDKISLPFVVTDLRGRNLRPMREQAVVQGQYLTVEQLTLDFEYVINEVIRHDATWGHQFCSFSDYDIVILEVCPETNQVLINIGLLLLAFPSPTEEGQLRPKTYHTSLKVAWDLNTGIFVTVSVGDLTEVKGQTSGSVWSSYRKSCVDMVMKWLVPESSGRYVNRMTNEALHKGCSLKVLADSERYTWIVL; via the exons ATGGCGCCCAGCTCGAAATCGGAGCGGAACAGCGGGGCcgggagcggcggcggcggccccgggGGCGCCGGAGGAAAGCGGGCAGCGGGGCGGCGGCGGGAGCACGTCCTCAAGCAGCTGGAGCGGGTCAAG ATCAGTGGGCAGCTCTCTCCTCGCCTCTTCCGGAAGCTGCCACCCAGGGTCTGCGTCTCTCTCAAGAACATTGTGGATGAAGACTTCCTCTACGCAGG ACACATCTTCCTGGGCTTTTCCAAGTGCGGCCGTTACGTTCTCTCCTACACGAGCAGCAGTGGGGACGACGACTTCTCTTTCTACATCTACCACCTGTACTGGTGGGAGTTCAATGTGCACAGCAAGCTCAAGCTG GTCCGCCAGGTGCGGCTCTTCCAGGACGAGGAGATCTACAGTGACCTATACCTGACCGTGTGCGAGTGGCCCAGTGACGCCTCCAAGGTCATTGTCTTCGGCTTCAA CACCCGCTCAGCCAACGGCATGCTCATGAACATGATGGTGATGAGCGACGAGAACCACCGGGACATCTACATCAGCACCGTGGCCGTGCCGCCGCCGGGCCGCTGCGCCGCCTGCCGGGATGCCAGCCGCGCCCACccag GTGACCCGAGTGCGCAGTGCCTGCGGCATGGCTTCATGCTGCACACCAAGTACCAGGTGGTCTACCCCTTCCCCACTTTCCAGCCCGCCTTCCAGCTCAAGAAGGACCAGGTGGTGCTGCTCAACACCAGCTACTCTCTAGTGGCCTGCGCCGTCTCGGTGCACTCGGCAG GAGATAGCAGCTTCTGCCAGATCCTGTACGACCACACCAcctacc cagcccctcccagcccccctgGACCCCAGAGCCCAGAGCTGCCCCCTGTtctccccagcctctgccctgaagcggccccagcctggccctctgGGCCCCCCGATCCCTCGCCTGCCATTGCCAAAGCCAAGGAGTTTGTGGCTGACATCTTCCGCCGGGCCAAAGAGGCCAAGGGTGGGACCTCGGAGGAAGTCcggccacctccctgcccagggccctCAGGCAGCCGCTGCCGCCTGCCCTCTGAGCCTCTTGGCCCAGGTGGGGAGGCGGTGCCCCGGGACAGCCCCCCTGCAGCAGAGGCGCCCGCCCCAGAGCCTGGATACGTCAACTACACCAAGCTCTATTACGTGCTGGGGTCCGGTGAGGGGACGGAGCCAGAGGATG AGTTCGAGGATGACAAGATCTCCCTGCCCTTCGTGGTGACCGATCTCCGCGGTCGCAACCTGCGGCCCATGCGGGAGCAGGCCGTTGTCCAG GGTCAGTACCTGACAGTTGAGCAGCTTACACTGGACTTCGAGTATGTCATCAACGAGGTGATCCGCCACGACGCCACTTGGGGTCACCAGTTCTGTTCCTTTAGCGACTATGACATTGTCATCCTGGAG GTCTGCCCAGAGACCAACCAGGTCCTCATCAACATTGGCTTGCTGCTCCTGGCGTTCCCATCCCCCACCGAGGAAGGCCAGCTCCG ACCAAAGACCTACCACACCAGTCTCAAGGTGGCATGGGACCTCAACACGGGCATCTTTGTGACAGTCAGCGTGGGCGACCTCACTGAGGTCAAAGGGCAGACCAG CGGCAGCGTCTGGAGCTCATATCGCAAGAGCTGTGTGGACATGGTTATGAAGTGGTTGGTGCCTGAGAGCAGCGGCCGATACGTCAACAGGATGACCAACGAGGCTCTGCACAAAG GGTGCTCACTGAAAGTTCTGGCAGACAGCGAGCGATACACGTGGATTGTGCTGTGA